The DNA region ACGCCCTCGGCGTCAACGAGAATCGAGCCGAATGGCTCATCGCCCAGGTCGAGTGCCTCTTCAGCGAGATCGACGCAGCGGGTCAAGAAACGGGTGTCTTCTTCGGTCAGTGTTCGTGAAGCAGTCATACCCTCACTCCATCACACCCGCGTGAAAGTTTCCAGGGGAGCCTCACGCCAAGCGTCGAGGCTCCCCTGCCTGCCCTTCCTTAGAGGGCGCGAAGATCCTTGCGCAGAATCTTGCCCGAACTTGATTTTGGAATTGCTTCGATGAACTCAACGACGCGCACCTTCTCGTGCGGAGCAACTCGCTCGGCGACGTGATCGATAATCGTCTGCTCGTCGGCTTCAGCCCCCGGCTGCAACACGACGAAGGCCTTTGGCACCTCTTGCCCGTCGGCGTCGAGCGAACCGACCACTGCCGCGTCGGCGACCACAGGATTCTCAAGCAGAACCGCCTCGAGCACCGCAGGAGCAACCTGATACCCCTTGTACTTGATGAGTTCTTTGAGCCGATCGACGATATAGAACTCTCCCTCCGCGGTCATCGTCGCGATGTCGCCGGTGCGCAGCCAGCCATCGGAGTCGAGCATCTCAGCGGTGTCTTCTGGCCGGTTCAGGTATCCCTTCATGACCTGGGGCCCCCGCACCCAGAACTCGCCCGGTTCGCTCTGACCGCTCTCGGGAATTTCGACGTCCTTGCCCGTCTCGCTGTCGACGACACGCCCCTCGGTGTTCGGCACGAGTAAGCCGATGCTCGAGCGATCGATATCGGTCCGTTCCTCAGGAATGGCGCAGACCACGGGGCTCGTCTCGGTCATGCCAAAGCCCTGAGCGACGACGCAATCGAGGCGTTTCGCCACAGCCTCGGCGAGGTGGCCGTCGAGCGGAGCCGCGCCAGAGAAGATGACCTTAACGGGCGACATATCGAACTGGTCGACGAGCGGGTGCTTCGCGAGCGCGACGGCAATGGGAGGCGCGATGAATACCCACGAGGTGCGGTGCTCGGCGATGATCCGCAAAAATTCTGGCAGATCGAACTTCGGCATCGTCACGAGGCCTGCGCGCTGCTTGACCGCGAGGTTGAGTAGTACGGTCATGCCGTAGATGTGGAAGAAGGGCAACACGGCGAGCACGCGGTCGCTTGAGGAAAGCCCGATCAACAGGCTCGTCTGGTGAACGTTGGCCACGAGATTGTGATGGGTAAGCTGCACGCCCTTCGGCTTGCCGGTCGTGCCAGACGAATACGGCAGCACAGCGAGATGAGTGAGCGGATCGAACTCGACGTGCGGCGCAGGGTTACCCTCTTGCAGCAGCTGCATGAGGTTCGGATGCCCTTCGGCCCCGTCAAGCACGATGAGCCGTTCGTCGGGAATACCGACCTCAGCAGCGGCAACCTTTGCCCCCTCGAGGAGCGGTGACACCGTGACGAGCCAGGTTGCGCCGGCATCACGGAGCTGATTCGCGATCTCGGCGGGGGTGTAGAGCGAGTTCAGAGTCGTAGCCGTTGCGCCCGCCCTCAGCATTCCGTGAAAGACCGTCGCGAAGGCTGGAACGTTCGGGCACAGGAGCCCCATCACCGTGCCCACCTCGACACCGCGCACCGCAAGGGCGCCCGCGAAGCCCTCGATCTGGGCGACGAGGGAGCGGTAGCTGGTCTCTGCCCCGCTCATGCCATCGATGATGGCCGCCCTATCAAGATCGGCCGCGTCTATGTCGGCAAAGAGGTATTCAAAGATCGAAACCTCGGGAATAGTAATGTCAGCGTATTGGCTGTGGACCATGTGATCTCCTTTGATCATTTGGCGTATTCGTACAACAAGTCGTCGACATTGCCCAGTGTGTCATACATCTTTCGGCTTTGGGCACAGCTGTTCGCGTTTCGTTACCGAATGTTCTTTTCAGCACGAATCCAGTTTGGTGCCTGATAGTATGGCACCTAATGACTTCACGCATCTCAACGAAACACGCATTACTCAACGAACGACTTGGCACGCCGCCCAATGCCGAGCTCGTGCTCTCGCTCCTCTCCCTTGCCAGAGACATCGACCGCGCCTGCGCCGATATGCTCGCCCCATACGGGCTCTCAGAGTCACGGCTCGCGGCAATGCTCGCGATCGAGCGCCGCCCGCTCATCACCGCTGCTGAGCTCGCCGATCATCTCGACGTGACCCGCGCAACCGTGACGGGGCTCGTTGACGGGCTTGACCGGGCAGGATACGTAGTTCGGCACACACCAGGAAGCGATCGTCGTCGCTCGCAGCTCACGCTCAGCAGTAAGGGCGCAGCCCTGCTCGATGAACTCATGCCGGTGTACAAGACCTGGTTCGAAGCACTCGCCGCGAACGTGAACGCCGAAACTCGCGACGTTGCCACCGGGGCCCTCGGCGAGTTGCACGACGCGTTCAAGAGCGGAGAGCGCTCATGAACGCCGCAGGCGCATCATCACTGGCGAAGGTCACCAATGACCACCGGTCCCTACTCAACACGGGCGCCGCGCAGGCGCGCACCCTCAGCGAAGCACTCGTGATCGATCAGCCTCTTCTCATGCGCACGGTCTGGCCCGACGCGCCAGACGCGCTGCACCGGGCGGTCACCGAGGCCGATCCGCTCGGGATTCTGCAGCGCATGCGACACATTGGAACCGCACTCGCGGCATTCGCTACCCCCGATCAGCTCGGTTCCTTCTCTCGGCACCCGTCTGACACGGTGCGCGGGTGGGTCTGCTTCGCGCTCGCCGCGAACGATGAGGCGACCCCGGACACCCTCTTGCGCGCACTCGAGCCGTTCGCCGACGACGAGCACTTCACCGTGCGCGAGTGGGTGTGGATGGCGGCGCGCCCCACCTTCGTTGAGGAGCTCGAGGCGAGCATCGCCCTGCTCGCCCGGTACACCTCGCACCCCTCACCTCGCATGCGCCGTTTTGCGAGCGAGGCACTTCGCCCCCGCGGGGTGTGGGCGTCGCACATTGCTGCCCTCAAGCGCGAACCAGATCTGGGCCTGCCGCTCCTTGAGCCGTTACGCTCAGACCCCGAGAAGTACGTGCAAGATTCGGTGAGTAACTGGATCAACGATGCCGCCAAAACTCAGCCCGATTGGGCCCGCGAACTCTGCGCACGCTGGCTGACCGAGAGCCCCACGCCCGCGACAGAGCGAATCGCGAAACGGGGTCTCAGGTCACTCCCCCAGGCCTAATCAGCTCAGCAAGACGATGCCGTAGACGGCAAACAGTACGAGGTGTGTCGCGCCGTGCATCGCGGTCATCTTGCGCGCCGAGAACGTCGAGAGCGTCAGCAGAAGCGTCAGCCCAAGCATCACGAGGTTGGCTGGCGACTCGGCAAGCACCACTCGCTGCCCGGTGAGCATGCCGACCACGAGCACCGCAGGAATCGTCAGCCCCACCGTCGAGACGAGCGCCCCGTGGCACAGGTTGCTCACCCGTTGCGCCTCGCCGCCGAGTGCCGCCCGCACCGAGGTGAGCGACTCCGGCAGAAACACGATCATCGCGATGATCACTCCCGCGAGCGCAATCGGCGCCCCGATGCGGTCGAGCCCGTCATCGAGCAGCGAGGCCATGTCGTGCGAAAGTAACACGATCGGCAACACGGTTACGACTAGAAGCACGAATCGCGTGATGATCTCACCTCGGTGCTGCGCAAAGACGACCCGCAGCGGATCGCGCCCGGCTTCACCCGTGGCTTGCGACACCGCGGGCCGATCAGTCTCCGCTTGGCTCGAGAGCGTCACGAGGTCGGCTGGGTCACGGAAATCATCTGCCTGCGCACCCATCTGGCGCACCAGAAAGAATGCGTACAGGCCAATCGTGAGCACGATGATGGGAATCTCTTGCCCCGTCGTGTACGCCCCGTCGACGCCGATAACCGCGGGCAGCGCGAAGGCGAGCCCGATGAGCACGACGAGCATTGCGAGGTAGGCGGAGACACCGGTGTGATTGACCCGCATCGCCCCTCGCTTCAGCCCACCGACAAGCAGCGAGAGCCCAACCACGAGGTTGGTGATGATCATCGAGACCGCCATGACCGAGTCACGCGCGATCGTCTCGTGCTCGCCAGGGCCGAGCATGACCGCGGTAATAAGGATCACCTCGATCATGACGATCGAGAGGGTGAGCACGAGCGAGCCGTAGGGGTCGCCGAGCCGGTGCGCAAGCGCCTCGGCCTGCTCGACAACGCCGAACGAACACAGGAGAATCACGGCCACGATTGCGGCCAGGGTGACCCAAAGCACCGGGCTCGAAACCGAACTTCCAAGAGCCGATGCGCAGAGCGTGAGCACGACGAATGAACCCCAGCCAACGCCAATACGGACCAGGTCAATGGGGCGAACCCACGAATTTCGAAGAGTGTGTTGCATGATCGAAATCTTTCCCTCGAGGTCGTCCTCGAAGAAGAGCGTCATCAGTCGGGTCGTCCCGCCTGGCCGGCATCTCGCGCGGCTACGACAATCGTAGCCGATGTCTCTGGGCGGGAGTGGGCTTTGTCGACCGCCTGGTTTCGATGCCCACTCGGTGTCCACCTGAGCACCAAGCGGAAATGACGACATAAACACCAAACGGGAACCCGCCACATGAGTGTGTAACGTGTTCCCGTTTGGTGATTCGGTGGGCGATGAGGGACTCGAACCCCCGACCCTCTCGGTGTAAACGAGATGCTCTAACCAACTGAGCTAATCGCCCGAATGCGCATTTGCAACTCTGTAAGCATATACACAGTTGGCACCCCACCGCAAAACGGGGTGCCAACCGCGTGTCGCATGCTCTAGAGCTTCGCGAGAGCCGCCTCGTAATCGGCGAAATTGCGTGGCTCTGACGGTGAGGTCTCGAACGACGCAACGATCTTACGGTCCTGGCCGATGACGACCGTGGCGCGGGTTGCAATGCCACCGTCTTCGGCGAAAACACCGTAGTCTTTCGCGACACCACCGTGCGGCCAGAAGTCAGAGAGCAGCGAGAATTCGTAGCCCTCTTCCTTAGCCCAGGCGGCAAGCGTGAACTTCGAGTCAACCGAAACACCGAAGAGACGAACCTTCTGGTTGTTAAACATTGCGAGGTTGTCACGCAGCTCGCAAAGCTCTCCGGTGCAAATGCCCGAGAATGCGAGCGGGAAGAACACGAGCACAACCGGCTGATCTTCGAGCGTTTCTGACAGGGTCACCTCTTCGCCGAGGTGGTCAACAAGGGTGAAGTCGGGGGCAAGTGTGCCAGCTTCAAGAACCATCGGTACTCCTTCTGAATCATTTCTACGCGTCGTTCGCACCCTCAGTCTACGTGGCGCCACTGACAGCGCGCGAGGGTCAAACGGGTGCTGCGACACGCCGCACTTGCGCCTGATAAGCCCCGTCAAAGCGACGAGTGACGCCCCTTGGCATTCTTCGCCAATTTGGTAGTAATGTGGAGACTGAACGCATATCTGCGTGAAACGATTGTGCGTTGTTGACAAAACAGCGCCAACTTCATTCTTTTGAAACTCAAAGGAGTACCCCAGTGGCAGTGAACAGTCAAGATCCGTACGCACCCGACCTCGATGATCAAGACCCTCAAGAAACGGCCGAGTGGGTAGAGTCCCTCGACGGTGTCGTCGATACTTCCGGCCCCGGCCGTGGTCGTGAAATCATGACGAGCCTTTTGCAGCGCTCACGCGAACTGCACCTCAGTGTTCCCCAGGTGCCAACGACTGACTACGTCAACACGATTGCCTCACAGAACGAGCCCGAGTTTCCGGGCGATGAAGAGCTTGAGCGTGAGTACCGCCGGTGGCTTCGCTGGAATGCCGCCGTCACGGTTCACCGTGCACAGCGCCCCGGAGTGGGCGTTGGCGGCCACATTTCAACCTACGCTTCAGCAGCATCGCTGTACGAGGTCGGGTTCAACCACTTCTTCCGCGGGCAAGACCACCCGGGCGGCGGCGACCAGATCTTCGTGCAGGGCCACGCCTCACCCGGCATCTACGCGCGCGCATTCCTTGAGGGCCGCCTCACCGAGGAGCAGCTGAACGGCTTCCGTCAAGAGAAGTCGCAGGCTCCCCACGCTATCCCGAGCTACCCTCATCCACGCAGCCAGCCCGACTTCTGGCAGTTCCCCACCGTTTCGATGGGCCTCGGCCCCATCAACGCGATCTACCAGGCGCAGGTCAACAAGTACCTCACCAACCGTGGCATCAAAGACGCTTCAGACCAGCACGTCTGGGCGTTCCTCGGTGACGGCGAGCTTGACGAGGTCGAAAGCCGCGGCCAGCTCCAGGTCGCAGCGAACGAGGGGCTCGATAACCTCACCTTCGTCGTGAACTGCAACCTGCAGCGCCTCGACGGCCCCGTTCGCGGCAATGGCAAGATCATTCAGGAGCTCGAAAGCTTCTTCCGCGGTGCCGGCTGGAACGTCATCAAGGTTGTCTGGGGTCGCGAGTGGGATGCTCTGCTCGACAAAGACGATGAGGGTGCCCTGCTCAACCTCATGAACACGACGCCCGACGGTGACTACCAGACCTACAAGGCTGAGAACGGCGCCTTCGTGCGTGAGTACTTCTTTGGCCGTGATGAGCGCACGCTTGAGATGGTCAAGGACTACACCGACGACGAGGTTTGGGGCCTGCGCCGCGGCGGTCACGACTACCGCAAGGTGTACGCCGCATACAAGGCTGCAACCGAGCACAAGGGTCGCCCCACCGTTATTCTTGCGAAGACGATTAAGGGCTACGGGCTCGGCTCGTACTTCGAGGGCCGCAACGCGACCCACCAGATGAAGACGATGCGCCTCGAAGATCTCAAGCGTTTCCGCGACACGATGCGCATCCCGATCACCGACGAGGAGCTCGAGGCGAATCCAGATTTGCCGCCGTACTACAACCCGGGTTCACACCACCCGACGATCCGCTATATGAAGGATCAGCGCTCGCGCCTCGGCGGTTACGTACCCGAGCGTCGCACGAAGCACACCGAGCTGGCACTGCCAGACAACAAGGTCTACTCGGTAGCGGCTAAGGGATCGGGCACGCAGGAAGCCGCGACAACGATGGCATTCGTGCGCATGCTGCGCGACGTCATGCGCGACAAGGAGTTCGGTTCACGTATTGTGCCGATCATTCCCGATGAGGCCCGTACCTTCGGTATGGATTCGTACTTCCCGACCTCAAAGATTTACAACCCGCACGGCCAGAACTATCTCTCGGTCGACCGCGAGCTGCTGCTGGCATACAAGGAGAGCCCGCAGGGCGTACTGCTCCACGTCGGTATTAACGAAGCAGGCGCCGCAGCCGCGTTTACCGCAGTCGGCACCTCGTACTCGACGCAGGGCGAGCTGCTTGTGCCCGTCTACATCTTCTACTCGATGTTTGGGTTCCAGCGCACGGGCGATGCGTTCTGGGCTGCTGGCGACCAGATGGCCAGGGGCTTTATCATCGGCGCAACCGCCGGCCGCACCACGCTCACCGGCGAGGGCCTGCAGCACGCTGACGGCCACTCGTTGCTCCTCGCAGCCACGAACCCTGCCGTCATCTCGTATGACGCGGCTTACGGCTACGAGATCGGGCACATCTTCCGCTCAGGCATCGAACGCATGTATGGCGGTCAGCACGAAGACCCGAACGTCATGTACTACCTCACGGTATACAACGAGCCGTACGTTCAGCCTGCCGAGCCAGAGAACGTTGATGTCGAAGGCATCGTGCGCGGTATTCACCGCGTGCACGAGGCCGCGAAGAGCGACCTGAACGCCGAGATTCTTGCCTCGGGTGTTGCTGTGCCATGGGCCATCGAGGCCGCAGAGGTACTCAAATCAGAGTGGGGCGTCGACGCGAGCGTCTGGAGCGTCACGAGCTGGGGCGAGCTGCAGCGCGATGGCCTCGCGGCTGAGAAGCAGAACTTTGCGAACTTCTCGGCAACGCCACGGGTTCCCTACCTCACCTCGAAGCTCCAGGGCATCACTGGCCCCGTTGTCGCGGTAAGCGACTGGGCAACCCAGATTCCCGAGCAGATTCGCCCGTACGTGCCCGCGACCTACACGGTTCTCGGTGCCGATGGTTTCGGTTACTCAGACACCCGTGCGGCTGCACGACGCGACTTCAAGATCGACCGCGAGTCGGTCGTCGTGAAGGTGCTGCAGCAGCTGGCGCTCCAGGGCAAGATTGACTCATCGATTCCAGTACAAGCAGCCGAGCGCTACCGCCTCGATGACGTCAACGCCGGTTCAACCGGCGGTGCGGGCGGCGACGCGTAAGCGAGAGCATTCAATGCAACAATCTAAACAACAGGAGCTCGCCTGGCTTCGAAAGATTTCAGGCGAGCTCGCTACCCAAACGATCGCAACGCTCGAAGAGACCCTGCCCTGGTACGGCGCAATGCCGCCAAGCCGGCGCTCTTCGATCGGGCTCGTCGCGCAGTCGGGCATTAGCTCGTTCATTGCGTGGTACGAAGACCCGACGAGCACCCCGTGGGTTGCCGCCGACGTCTTTGACGCGGCACCCCGGGAGTTGCTCCGTTCGATCAGCCTGCAAGAAACGTTGCAGCTCATTCGTGTGGTGGTGACCGTCGTCGAGGCGAGGGTTGCCCCAAAGAGCGAGCAGTTGCGCGAAGCCGTCATGCACTACTCGCGTGACGTCGCGTTCGCTTCGGCCGACGTCTATGCGAGAGCTGCCGAGGCACGTGGCCTGTGGGACGCGCGCCTCGAGGCCCTCGTCGTCGACGCCATTTTGACTGGCGAGGCCGACGAAGAGCTTCCGAGCCGCATTGCGGCCCTCGGCTGGCACGGCCACGGCGAAGCCGCGGTCATTGTTGGCACCGCCGACCGCAACGTCGATATCGATCAGATTCGTCGTACCACGCGTCACCGCGGAGCCGACGTGCTCATCGGGTTGCAGGGCAAGCGTCTCGTACTCGTGATCGGTCGCGCCGAGGCCGGCTCGCAAGACGGCGAGCACCCAGCAGACGACAACACTCCGTCATTCCACGAGATCGCCGAGCGGCTCTCGGAGTTCTTCGTCGACGGCCCGATTGTTGTTGGCCCGACGGTGCCAAACCTCGTCGAGGCGTCAAAGTCGGCCCACGCGGCCCTCGCTGGCGTTGCGGTCGCGAGAGCGTGGAGGGCGGCCCCCCGCCCTGTCGCAGCCGACGATCTCTTGCCAGAGCGGGCACTCGCTGGCGACTCACTCGCACGGGCGACCCTGATCGAGCAGATCTACCAGCCACTGAAGAGCCACTCACCCGAGTTGCTCGAAACGCTGTGGTGCTACCTCGACAATGGCCGTTCACTGGAAGCAACGGCACGTGAGCTCTTCGTGCACCCGAACACCGTACGGTATCGCCTGAAGAAGGTCTCTGAGGTTATTGGCTGGAACGCAACCGGTGCCCGCGAGGCACTCATCTTGCAGTCGGCCCTCATTATCGGATCGATTGCTCCTGTGCCCGCGAAACGCCCGTTGCGTCGCCCAAAAGCGTGACAACCTACAACGTTTTTGGCGAATCTCGATAGTTTATATGCACTCTGAACCCCCTCAATCTGGAAGACTAGAAGCGTGATTGTTATAGCTTGCCCAGGCCAGGGCTCTCAAACCCCCGGTTTTCTGACCGAATGGCTCAGCGACCCAGCTGACCGTGCCTTCCTCGAAGAGGTGTCGCAAAACATTGGCGTCGACCTCATCGAGCACGGTACCGTCAGCGACGCTGAGACGATTCGTGACACCGCAATCGCTCAGCCCCTCATCGTCGCTGCGAGCCTGCTCGCCTGGCGCGCGCTCGAGCGTCGCACCGACCTCTCGGCTGCTGCCGTCGCTGGCCACTCGGTCGGCGAGTTTGGCGCCGCGGCGATCGCGGGTGTCTTCTCAGAGCACGACGCCCTCTCGCTCGTGGCAACACGCGGCGCCGCGATGGCTCAGGCCGCAACCGAGGCGGCTACATCAATGGCCGCGGTGATTGGCGGCGTTGAAGATCAGGTGCTCGAAGCGATCGAGTCGTTTGGCCTCACCCCCGCGAACCGCAACGGCGGTGGCCAGATCGTCGCAGCCGGCGCTGAAGAGGCCATCGCGAAGCTCGTCGCCGAACCGCCTCGCGGGGCCCGCGTCATTCAGCTTCAGGTCGCCGGCGCTTTCCACACCGAGTACATGGCGTCAGCGATTCCCACGCTCCAGGAAGCCGCTTCAAGCGTGACGGTCAACGATCCCTCTCGGGTGCTCTGGACCAACGCCGACGGTTCGCGTGTTGAGCGCGGCACCGAGTTTCGTGACCTGCTCATCACCCAGGTTTCAAACCCTGTGCGATGGGATTCGTGCATGCAGTCGTTCACCGAAGCAGGCATCACGGCCTTCATCGAACTTCTTCCTGGTGGCGCGCTCTCGGGTATCGCGAAGCGCGGCATGCGCGGCGTACCCAGTGTCGCGATCAAAACCCCGGCAGATCTCGACGCCGCCGTCGAACTCATTACGTCAGCGAACGAGTAGGAACAATCATGGCAGTGCTCACACAAATTACTGGCCCCGCGCACACCCGCATCCTTTCGGTGGGCGCTTCCCGCGGCAATATTGACGTGCCCAACGATGATCTCGTCGAGGCGATCGACTCTTCTGACGAGTGGATCCGCCAACGTACCGGCATCATTCAGCGTCGCCGCGCGAGCGAAGACGTTCTCGCGGTTGACCTTTCGGTTGAGGCTGGCGAGGAAGCGATCGTACGCTCAGGCCTCGACCGCTCAGAAATCGATGGCGTGATCATCTCAACGATTTCGAACGTCGCAGTCACCCCGTCGATGGCGGCTCTCGCCGCGCACCGACTCGGGCTCACCCCCGCAGCTGCTTTCGACATTTCGGCGGCGTGTGCTGGCTACGTCTACGGCGTTGGCCAGGCCGACGCGCTCGTACGCTCTGGCGTGTGCAAGAACGTTCTCGTCATCGGCTCAGAGAAACTCTCTGACCTTGTCGACCCGACCGACCGATCGATCTCGTTCTTGCTCGGTGATGGCGCAGGCGCCGTTATCGTTGGCGCGAGCGACACGCCGGGCATCGGGCCCACCATCTGGGGTTCTGACGGCGGTCACTGGGACACGATCCACATGACCACGACCTTCAGCGACTACCGCGCAAACCCGGGCGAGGTCGCCTGGCCGACGCTCCGTCAAGACGGCCAAACCGTCTTCCGCTGGGCAGTCTGGGAGATGGCGAAGGTCGCGAAAAAGACGATCGCTGCCTCGGGAATTGAGGTTTCTGACCTCGCCGCGTTTATCCCCCACCAGGCAAATATGCGTATCATTGACGAGTTCGCTAAACAGCTGAAACTTCCCGAAACCGTTGCCGTTGCGCGCGATATCGAGATGCAGGGCAACACCTCTGCCGCCTCGATTCCGCTCGCGATGCACCAGCTTCTCGAAGAACAGCCAGAACTCTCAGGCGGCCTCGCGCTGCAGATCGGCTTTGGGGCCGGCCTGGTATACGGCGCGCAGATCGTCACTCTGCCCTAATACTTCCAACCAAAACACATAAGGAGAAAAACCATGGCAGCTACTCAAGAAGAGGTACTTGCAGGTCTTGCAGAGCTCGTTGCAGACGAGACCGGCATTGCGGCCGACGTTGTCACCCTTGAGAAGTCATTCACCGATGACCTCGACATTGACTCGATCTCGATGATGACCATCGTCGTGAACGCTGAAGAGCAGTTCGACGTCAAGATCCCGAACGAGGAAGTCAAGAACCTCGTTACCGTGGGCGACGCGGTCAACTTCATCGTTGCAGCTCAGGCGTAACCTACGCCACCTGAGAGGGGCTGAGGAGAACCTCCTCGCCCCTCCCCCTCATCTTTACGATCAATGATGCGAAATCATCACCCCTCGGGAGAACACCATTGACTAAGAAAATCGTCATTACCGGCATTGGCGCCTCGTCACCCATCGGTGGCACCGCGCAAGAATCTTGGGACGCCCTACTCGCTGGAGAGTCGGGCATTCATAGCCTCGAATTTGACTGGGTCGAGCAATACGACATTCCCGTCACGTTCGCTGGCAAAGCAAAGGTGAACCCTGAAGAGGTGCTCGAGCGACCCGTCTGGAAGCGTCTCGACCCCTCAAGCCAGTTCGCACTGATCGCAGCAAAAGAAGCGTTCGCCGACGCAGGCGCGCCAGAGGTCGCCTCAGAGCGTCTCGGCGTTGACTGGGCTACCGGCATTGGTGGCGTGTGGTCGCTCCTCAACGCGTGGGACACCCTGCGCGAAAAGGGCCCCCGCCGCGTCATGCCCCTCACGGTGCCCATGCTCATGCCCAACGCACCATCGGCCGCCGTTTCAATGCACTTCGAGGCCCGCGCCTACGCTCGCACCGTCGCCTCGGCCTGCGCCTCAAGCACCGAGTCGCTCGCAAACGCTTACGAGCACCTGCAGGCTGGTCTCGCCGACGTCGTCATTGCCGGCGGATCGGAAGCAGCCATTCACCCGGTCACCATTGCCTCCTTCGCTGCGATGCAGGCCCTCTCGACGCGCAACGATTCGCCCGAGACCGCATCGCGCCCGTACAACACCGACCGCGACGGCTTCGTCATGGGCGAGGGCGCTGCCGCGCTCGTGCTCGAGACTGAAGAGCACGCGCTCGCCCGCGGCGCGAAGATTTACGCTGAGCTCGCAGGCGGCGGCGTGACCGCCGACTCGTACCACATCACGGCAAACGACCCAGAGGGCCGTGGCGCAAGCCGTGCCGTCGAGATGGCGCTCGAACAGGCCGGCGTTACCGCGGCCGATGTCACCCACATCAACGCTCACGCAACCTCTACCCCGGTCGGCGACCCGGCCGAGTACGCAGCACTCAGGCTCGTGTTCGGCGATCGCGTCGACGAGATTGCTGTTTCGGCCACGAAGGCTGCGACCGGCCACCTCCTCGGAGGCACGGGAGCGCTCGAGGCAGTCTTCACCACGCTCGCGGTGCAGAATCGTCTCGCTCCCCCGACGATCAACCTCGTCGAACAAGACCCCGAGATTCCGCTCTCGGTTTCGTCAGAGGCGCAGCCTCTCGGCGACGGGCCGCAGGTCGCGATCTCGAACTCGTTCGGCT from Leucobacter sp. UCMA 4100 includes:
- a CDS encoding AMP-binding protein — translated: MVHSQYADITIPEVSIFEYLFADIDAADLDRAAIIDGMSGAETSYRSLVAQIEGFAGALAVRGVEVGTVMGLLCPNVPAFATVFHGMLRAGATATTLNSLYTPAEIANQLRDAGATWLVTVSPLLEGAKVAAAEVGIPDERLIVLDGAEGHPNLMQLLQEGNPAPHVEFDPLTHLAVLPYSSGTTGKPKGVQLTHHNLVANVHQTSLLIGLSSSDRVLAVLPFFHIYGMTVLLNLAVKQRAGLVTMPKFDLPEFLRIIAEHRTSWVFIAPPIAVALAKHPLVDQFDMSPVKVIFSGAAPLDGHLAEAVAKRLDCVVAQGFGMTETSPVVCAIPEERTDIDRSSIGLLVPNTEGRVVDSETGKDVEIPESGQSEPGEFWVRGPQVMKGYLNRPEDTAEMLDSDGWLRTGDIATMTAEGEFYIVDRLKELIKYKGYQVAPAVLEAVLLENPVVADAAVVGSLDADGQEVPKAFVVLQPGAEADEQTIIDHVAERVAPHEKVRVVEFIEAIPKSSSGKILRKDLRAL
- a CDS encoding MarR family winged helix-turn-helix transcriptional regulator, with the protein product MTSRISTKHALLNERLGTPPNAELVLSLLSLARDIDRACADMLAPYGLSESRLAAMLAIERRPLITAAELADHLDVTRATVTGLVDGLDRAGYVVRHTPGSDRRRSQLTLSSKGAALLDELMPVYKTWFEALAANVNAETRDVATGALGELHDAFKSGERS
- a CDS encoding DNA alkylation repair protein, with the translated sequence MNAAGASSLAKVTNDHRSLLNTGAAQARTLSEALVIDQPLLMRTVWPDAPDALHRAVTEADPLGILQRMRHIGTALAAFATPDQLGSFSRHPSDTVRGWVCFALAANDEATPDTLLRALEPFADDEHFTVREWVWMAARPTFVEELEASIALLARYTSHPSPRMRRFASEALRPRGVWASHIAALKREPDLGLPLLEPLRSDPEKYVQDSVSNWINDAAKTQPDWARELCARWLTESPTPATERIAKRGLRSLPQA
- a CDS encoding calcium:proton antiporter is translated as MQHTLRNSWVRPIDLVRIGVGWGSFVVLTLCASALGSSVSSPVLWVTLAAIVAVILLCSFGVVEQAEALAHRLGDPYGSLVLTLSIVMIEVILITAVMLGPGEHETIARDSVMAVSMIITNLVVGLSLLVGGLKRGAMRVNHTGVSAYLAMLVVLIGLAFALPAVIGVDGAYTTGQEIPIIVLTIGLYAFFLVRQMGAQADDFRDPADLVTLSSQAETDRPAVSQATGEAGRDPLRVVFAQHRGEIITRFVLLVVTVLPIVLLSHDMASLLDDGLDRIGAPIALAGVIIAMIVFLPESLTSVRAALGGEAQRVSNLCHGALVSTVGLTIPAVLVVGMLTGQRVVLAESPANLVMLGLTLLLTLSTFSARKMTAMHGATHLVLFAVYGIVLLS
- a CDS encoding peroxiredoxin — protein: MVLEAGTLAPDFTLVDHLGEEVTLSETLEDQPVVLVFFPLAFSGICTGELCELRDNLAMFNNQKVRLFGVSVDSKFTLAAWAKEEGYEFSLLSDFWPHGGVAKDYGVFAEDGGIATRATVVIGQDRKIVASFETSPSEPRNFADYEAALAKL
- the aceE gene encoding pyruvate dehydrogenase (acetyl-transferring), homodimeric type, yielding MAVNSQDPYAPDLDDQDPQETAEWVESLDGVVDTSGPGRGREIMTSLLQRSRELHLSVPQVPTTDYVNTIASQNEPEFPGDEELEREYRRWLRWNAAVTVHRAQRPGVGVGGHISTYASAASLYEVGFNHFFRGQDHPGGGDQIFVQGHASPGIYARAFLEGRLTEEQLNGFRQEKSQAPHAIPSYPHPRSQPDFWQFPTVSMGLGPINAIYQAQVNKYLTNRGIKDASDQHVWAFLGDGELDEVESRGQLQVAANEGLDNLTFVVNCNLQRLDGPVRGNGKIIQELESFFRGAGWNVIKVVWGREWDALLDKDDEGALLNLMNTTPDGDYQTYKAENGAFVREYFFGRDERTLEMVKDYTDDEVWGLRRGGHDYRKVYAAYKAATEHKGRPTVILAKTIKGYGLGSYFEGRNATHQMKTMRLEDLKRFRDTMRIPITDEELEANPDLPPYYNPGSHHPTIRYMKDQRSRLGGYVPERRTKHTELALPDNKVYSVAAKGSGTQEAATTMAFVRMLRDVMRDKEFGSRIVPIIPDEARTFGMDSYFPTSKIYNPHGQNYLSVDRELLLAYKESPQGVLLHVGINEAGAAAAFTAVGTSYSTQGELLVPVYIFYSMFGFQRTGDAFWAAGDQMARGFIIGATAGRTTLTGEGLQHADGHSLLLAATNPAVISYDAAYGYEIGHIFRSGIERMYGGQHEDPNVMYYLTVYNEPYVQPAEPENVDVEGIVRGIHRVHEAAKSDLNAEILASGVAVPWAIEAAEVLKSEWGVDASVWSVTSWGELQRDGLAAEKQNFANFSATPRVPYLTSKLQGITGPVVAVSDWATQIPEQIRPYVPATYTVLGADGFGYSDTRAAARRDFKIDRESVVVKVLQQLALQGKIDSSIPVQAAERYRLDDVNAGSTGGAGGDA